GATCACCCAGGTTCGGGTCCATAAGCAGTGACAATCGCCCTATGAAGACTCGCTTTCGCTACGGCTCCGGTGGGTTCCCTTAACCAAGCCACTGCCTATGAGTCGCCGGCTCATTCTTCAACAGGCACGCGGTCAGAGATCACTTTCTCCTCCCACTGCTTGGGAGCTCACGGTTTCATGTTCTATTTCACTCCCCGATGGGGGTTCTTTTCACCTTTCCCTCACGGTACTACTTCGCTATCGGTCACCCAGGAGTATTTAGCCTTGCAAGGTGGTCCTTGCTGATTCACACGGGATTCCACGTGCCCCATGCTACTCGGGTCAGAGCGTAAGCTAGTGATGCTTTCGGCTACTGGACTCTAGCCATCTAGGGTGCAGCACTCCACCGCTTCGCCTAGCAGCACGACGCTTGTATTGCTCTCCCACAACCCCGTTTTCACGGTTTAGGCTGCTCCCATTTCGCTCGCCGCTACTACGGGAATCGCTTTTGCTTTCTTTTCCTCTGGCTACTAAGATGTTTCAGTTCGCCAGGTTGTCTCTTGCCTGCCCATGGATTCAGCAGCAGTTCGAAAGGTTGACCTATTTGGGAATCTCCGGATCTATGCTTATTTTCAACTCCCCGAAGCATTTCGTCGCTTGCTACGCCCTTCCTCGTCTCTGGGTGCCTAGGTATCCACCGTAAGCCTTTCCTCGTTTGAACCTCGCCATTAACGTTAAGGCTATGCCATCCTAAGGTGCTGCTAAATGGAAGGATCTTATCAACGTCCATGAATGAGAAATCATAGATCGAACTGCCGAATTGGAAAAATTCGGTGCTATCATAGTATCAGCTAAGTTCACGGGCTGGAGATAAGCGGACTCGAACCGCTGACATCCGCCACAGGGTAAACCACCGCCTCTCAGGCCTCCCCGACTGATTCTACCATAGAGGCCAACGATAGACAATAACTCCCCCCCGAACACAGCTTACAACTTTCATCGTACTGTGCTCTCCAAAGAGCAACTCTTCTCAAAATCTCAAAAGGTGCTGAGTTGGAATCCCATTCTAAGGATTCTTGTGGTTCCGGAGAATCCAGCTACAGGAGAACCAGGAACGGGGAGCTCTCCCCCTTTTTCCGCCCGACTCTTTGGTCTTAAGAATGCTGGTTTTAAGAACGAGTGATTGCCCTTCTCCGACCCTTACTGCCCAACCGGAGAGCGGACAGCTAATGTGTTCCACTTATTGAACAGGGTCTATGGTCGGTCAGTGACCCCTGGATGCCGAAGGCGTCCTTGGGGTGATCTCGTAGTTCCTACGGGGTGGAGACGATGGGGTCGGTCCATGGATTTTCCTTCCTTTTGCCACATTTCGCTCAAAGGGTTGAAGGGAGATAGTGCATCAAGCTATTCGCAAGGGCAAACTTGATCCTCTTCCCCAGGGATCCCAGATGAGGGAATCCTAGGAGAGCCGCCGACTCCAACTATCGTCCATGTACGATCCATACTAGATCTGACCAACTGCCCATCCTACCTCCTCTACGTTCTTGACAGCCCATCTTTTTGTCTCAGTAGAGTCTTTCAGTGGCATGTTTCGGTCCTCTTCCCCATTACTTAGAAAAAGTGAGCCACCGGTTCAGGTACAAGATACTATCATTACCGCCTGGACAATTAGACATCCAACCCGTAATCGCAACGACCCAATTGCAAGAGCGGAGCTCTACCAACTGAGCTATATCCCCCCGAGCCAAGTGGAGTATGCATGAAAGAGTCAGATGCTTCTTCTATTCTTTTCCCTGGCGCAGCTGGGCCATCCTGGACTTGAACCAGAGACCTCGCCCGTGAAGTAAATCATCGCACCTACGATCCAACCAATTGGGAGAGAATCAATAGATTCCTTTTCGGGAGCGATTCATCCTTCCCGAACGCAGCATACAACTCTCCGTTGTACTGCGCTCTTCAAGTGTGCTTGTTCCCCCTTCTCCCTTACCGTGGCAAGTCTTTGTGAAATAACTCCGATGGGAAGAAAAAAGAAGGCGTTAAGAGACCCTCCTGGCCCAACCCTAGACACTCTAAGATCCTTTTTCAAACCTGCTCCCATCTCGAGTCAAGAGATAGATAAATAGACACATCCCATTGCACTGATCGGGGGGGCGCTCGTAGTGACTGAGGGGGTCGAAGACCAAGAAGTGAGTTATTTATACCAAGCATTCTTCTTATGGCTAGATCCAATCTCCTGGTCCCTGCGGAAAGGAAAAAGAATTTCACGTTCTTCCTTTCGGGAAGGGAGGATTAGGGAAATCCTATTGATTGCAGCTTTCTCCAGACCTCCGGGAAAAGCATGAAAAAAAAGGCTCGAATGGTACGATCCCTCCGTCACCCCAGAATGAAAGGGGCGATCTCGTAGTTCTTGGTCTGTGAAGATGCGTTGTTAGGTGCTCCATTTTCCCATTGAGGCCGAACCTAAACCTGTGCTCGAAAGATAGCTGTCCATACACTGATAAGGGATGTATGGATTCTCGAGAAGAGAGGAGCCGTGGTGGTCCCCCCCGGACCGCCCGGATCCCACGAGTGAATAGAAAGTTAGATCTACATTGGATCTCACCTGAATCGCCCCACCTATCCTCCTGAGGAGAAGTTTGGTTTCAAACTCCGATTCAAACAGGAGGAGTACGCCATGCTAATGTGCCTTGGATGATCCACATCTCCGGGTCAGGCGCTGATGAGCACATTGAACTATCCATGTGGCTGAGAGCCCTCACAGCCCAGGCACAACGACGCAATTATCAGGGGCGCGCTCTACCACTGAGCTAATAGCCCGTCGTGTGGGCCTCCCAATGGGAGGCCTGCTATGCCAAAAGCGAGAAAAACCCCATCCCTCTCTTTCCTTTTTACGTCCCCATGTCGCCACACCACACGGGAGGGACATGGGGACGTAAAAAAGGGGATCCTATCAACTAACTTGTTCCGACCTAGGATAATAAGCTCATGAGCTTGGTCTTACTTCACTTCACCGTCGAGAAACGAAAGAAGACTTCAATATCCAAGCTTAGCTCAGACGTAGCTCGCTTCTTTTTGGGTGTGAAGCAGTGTCAAACCAAAATACCCAACAAGCATAAGCATTAGCTCTCCCTGAAAAGGAGGTGATCCAGCCGCACCTTCCAGTACGGCTACCTTGTTACGACTTCACTCCAGTCACTAGCCCCGCCTTCGGCATCCCCCTCCTTGCGGTTAAGGTAACGACTTCGGGCATGGCCAGCTCCCATAGTGTGACGGGCGGTGTGTACAAGGCCCGGGAACGAATTCACCGCCGTATGGCTGACCGGCGATTACTAGCGATTCCGGCTTCATGCAGGCGAGTTGCAGCCTGCAATCCGAACTGAGGACGGGTTTTTGGAGTTAGCTCACCCTCGCGGGATCGCGACCCTTTGTCCCGTCCATTGTAGCACGTGTGTCGCCCAGGGCATAAGGGGCATGATGACTTGACGTCATCCTCACCTTCCTCCGGCTTATCACCGGCAGTCTGTTCAGGGTTCCAAACTCAATGGTGGCAACTAAACACGAGGGTTGCGCTCGTTGCGGGACTTAACCCAACACCTTACGGCACGAGCTGACGACAGCCATGCACCACCTGTGTCCGCGTTCCCGAAGGCACCCCTCTCTTTCAAGAGGATTCACGGCATGTCAAGCCCTGGTAAGGTTCTTCGCTTTGCATCGAATTAAACCACATGCTCCACCGCTTGTGCGGGCCCCCGTCAATTCCTTTGAGTTTCATTCTTGCGAACGTACTCCCCAGGCGGGATACTTAACGCGTTAGCTACAGCACTGCACGGGTCGATACGCACAGCGCCTAGTATCCATCGTTTACGGCTAGGACTACTGGGGTATCTAATCCCATTTGCTCCCCTAGCTTTCGTCTCTCAGTGTCAGTGTCGGCCCAGCAGAGTGCTTTCGCCGTTGGTGTTCTTTCCGATCTCTACGCATTTCACCGCTCCACCGGAAATTCCCTCTGCCCCTACCGTACTCCAGCTTGGTAGTTTCCACCGCCTGTCCAGGGTTGAGCCCTGGGATTTGACGGCGGACTTGAAAAGCCACCTACAGACGCTTTACGCCCAATCATTCCGGATAACGCTTGCATCCTCTGTCTTACCGCGGCTGCTGGCACAGAGTTAGCCGATGCTTATTCCTCAGATACCGTCATTGCTTCTTCTCCGAGAAAAGAAGTTCACGACCCGTGGGCCTTCTACCTCCACGCGGCATTGCTCCGTCAGGCTTTCGCCCATTGCGGAAAATTCCCCACTGCTGCCTCCCGTAGGAGTCTGGGCCGTGTCTCAGTCCCAGTGTGGCTGATCATCCTCTCGGACCAGCTACTGATCATCGCCTTGGTAAGCTATTGCCTCACCAACTAGCTAATCAGACGCGAGCCCCTCCTCGGGCGGATTCCTCCTTTTGCTCCTCAGCCTACGGGGTATTAGCAACCGTTTCCAGTTGTTGTTCCCCTCCCAAGGGCAGGTTCTTACGCGTTACTCACCCGTCCGCCACTGGAAACACCACTTCCCGTCCGACTTGCATGTGTTAAGCATGCCGCCAGCGTTCATCCTGAGCCAGGATCGAACTCTCCATGAGATTCATAGTTGCATTACTTATAGCTTCCTTGTTCGTAGACAAAGCTGATTCGGAATTGTCTTTCATTCCAAGGCATAACTTGTTTGTATCCATGCGCTTCATATTAGCCTGGAGTTCGCTCCCAGCAATATAGCCATCCCTACCCTATCACGTCAATCCCACAAGCCTCTTATCCATTCTCGTTCGATCACGGCGGGGGAGCAAGTCAAAATAGAAAAACTCACATTGGGTTTAGGGATAATCAGGCTCGAACTGATGACTTCCACCACGTCAAGGTGACACTCTACCGCTGAGTTATATCCCTTCCCCACCCCATCGAGAAATAGAATTAACAAATCCTAAGGCAAAGGGTCGAGAAACTCAACGCCACTATTCCTGAACAACTTGGAGCCGGGCCTTCTTTTCGCACTATTATGGATAGTAAAATAATGGGAAAAATGGGATTCAATTGTCAACTGCTCCTATCGGAAATAGGATTGACTACGGATTCGAGCCATAGCACATGGTTTCATAAAATCCGTACGATTTTCCCGATCTAAATCGAGCAGGTTTTACATGAAGAAGATTTTGTTCAGCATGTTCTATTCGATACTGGTAGGAGAAGAACCCGACTCGGTATTGTTAAAAAAAGAGGGGAAGCAGAACCAAGTCAAGATGATATGGATCACCCCTTCTTCTTGCGCCAAAGATCTTACCATTTCCGAAGGAACTGGAGCTACATTTCTTTTCAATTTCCATTCAAGAGTTCCTATGTGTTTCCACGCCCTTTTTTTGAGACCTCGAAAAATGAAATGGACAAATTCCTTTTCTTAGGAACACATACAAGAAAAAGGATAATGTAACCCTACCATTAACTACTTCATTTTCATTTATGAATTTCATAGTAATAGAAATACATGTCCTACCGAGACAGAATTTGTAACTTGCTATCCTCTTGCCTAGCAGGCAAAGATTTACCTCTGTAGAAAGACTGATTCATTCGGATCGACATGAGGGTCCAACTCCATTGCATTGCCAGAATCCATGTTGTATATTTGAAGCAGGTTGACCTCCTTGCTTCTCTCATGGTACAACCCTCTTCCCGCTGAGCCCCCCTTCTCCTCGGTCCACAGAGAAAAAATGTAGGACTGGTGCCAACAGTTCATCACGGAAGAAAGGACTCACAGAGCCGGGATCGCTAACGGGATCACTAACTAATACTAATATAATAGAAGAGAACTGTCTTTTCTGTATACTTTCCCCGGTTCTATTGCTACCGCGGGCCTTACGCAATCGATCGGATCATATAGATATCCCTTCAACACAACATAGGTCATCGAAAGGATCTCGGACGACTCACCAAAGCACGAAAGCCAGGATCTTTCATCAAATTGATTCCTATTTGAAGAGTGCATAACCGCATGGATAAGCTCACACTAACCCGTCAATTTTGGATCCAATTCGGGATTTTCCTTGGGAGGTATCGGGAAGAAATTGGAATGTAATAATATCGATTCATACAGAAGAAAAGGTTCTCTATTGATTCAAACGCTATACCTATGGGATAGGGATAGAGGAAGAGGAAAAAATCGAAATGAAATAAAGAATAAAGCAAAAAAAAATAAGTAAATATCAAAAATAAGTAGAAGATAGAAGAGCCCAGATTCAAAATGAACAAATTGAAACTCGAAAAGGATCCTTCTGATTCTCGAAGAATGAGGGGCAAAGGGATTGATATCGAGAAAGATTTCTTGTTCTTATTAGAATTATAAGATCGTGATTTGATCCGCATATGTTTGGTAAAAAGAATAATCTTCTCCTTTGATCATAAATGGAAAGTGTTCAATTGGAACATGAAAACGTGACTGAATTGGTCTTAGTTACTCTTCGGGACGGAGTGGAGGAAGGGAGGAGATTCTCGAACGAAGAAAAGGATCCAATTACTTCGAAAGAATTGAACGAGGAGCCGTATGAGGTGAAAATCTCATGTACGGTTCTGTAGAGTGACAGTAAGGGTGACTTATCTGTCAACTTTTCCACTATCACCCCCAAAAAACCAAACTCTGCCTTACGTAAAGTTGCCAGAGTACGATTAACCTCTGGATTTGAAATCACTGCTTATATACCTGGTATTGGCCATAATTTACAAGAACATTCTGTAGTATTAGTAAGAGGAGGAAGGGTTAAGGATTTACCCGGTGTGAGATATCACATTGTTCGAGGAACCCTAGATGCTGTCGGAGTAAAGGATCGTCAACAAGGGCGTTCTAGTGCGTTGTAGATTCTTATCCAAGACTTGTATCATTTGATGATGCCATGTGAATCGCTAGAAACATGTGAAGTGTATGGCTAACCCAATAACGAAAGTTTCGTAAGGGGACTGGAGCAGGCTACCATGAGACAAAAGATCTTCTTTCTAAAGAGATTCGATTCGGAACTATTATATGTCCAAGGTCCAATATTGAAATCATTTCAGAGGTTTTCCCTTACTTTGTCCGTGTCAACAAACAATTCGAAATACCTCGACTTTTTCAGAACAGGTCCGAGTCAAATAGCAATGATTCGAAGCACTTCTTTTTACATTACACTATTTCGGAAACCTAAGGACTCGATCGTATGGATATGTAAAATACAGGATTTCCAATCCTAGCAGGAAAAGGAGGGAAACGGATACTCAATTTAAAGTGAGTAAACAGAATTCCATACTCGATCTCATAGATACATATAGAATTCTGTGGAAAGCCGTATTCGATGAAAGTCGTATGTACGGCTTGGAGGGAGATCTTTCATATCTTTCGAGATCCACCCTACAATATGGGGTTAAAAAGCCAAAATAAGTGATTCGTTTTTAGCCCTTATAAAAAGAAAACTGATTCTTGAACCTCTTTCACGCTCATGTCACGTCGAGGTACTGCAGAAGAAAAAACTCCAAAATCCGATCCAATTTATCGTAATCGATTAGTTAACATGTTGGTTAACCGTATTATGAAACACGGAAAAAAATCATTGGCTTATCAAATTATCTATCGAGCCGTGAAAAAGATTCAACAAAAGACAGAAACAAATCCACTATCTGTTTTACGTCAAGCAATACGTGGAGTAACTCCCGATATAGCAGTAAAAGCAAGACGTGTAGGCGGATCGACTCATCAAGTTCCTATTGAAATAGGATCTACACAAGGAAAAGCACTTGCCATTCGTTGGTTATTAGGAGCATCCCGAAAGCGTCCGGGTCGAAATATGGCTTTCAAATTAAGTTCCGAATTAGTAGATGCTGCCAAAGGGAGTGGCGATGCCATACGCAAAAAGGAAGAGACTCATAGAATGGCAGAGGCAAATAGAGCTTTTGCACATTTTCGTTAATCCATGAACAGGATCTATGTAGACACATAGATCCATGGATCCATACATCTCGATCGGAAAAGAATCAATAGAAAAAGAATCGGACGATATCTTTCTCGAAACAAACAAAAAGGAAAAGAAAGATAAAACATAAATCATGATCAACTAAGCCCTCTTGGGGGCTTGCTTAAGAATAAGAAAGAGGAATCTTATGGAAATATCATGGAATAAGGTTTGATCCTATTCATGGGGATTCCGTAAATATCCCATTCCAAAAATAGAAAGTTCGAAACAATTGGGACTTTTTCGGAGATTGGATGCAGTTACTAATTCATGATCTGGCATGTACAGAATGAAAACTTCATTCTCGATTCTACGAGAATTTTTATGAAAGCGTTTCATTTGCTTCTCTTCCATGGAAGTTTCATTTTCCCAGAATGTATCCTAATTTTTGGTCTAATTCTTCTTCTGATGATCGATTCAACCTCTGATCAAAAAGATAGACCTTGGTTCTATTTCATCTCTTCAACTAGTTTAGTAATAAGCATAACGGCCCTATTGTTCCGATGGAGAGAAGAACCTATAATTAGCTTTTCGGGAAATTTCCAAACGAACAATTTCAACGAAATCTTTCAATTTCTTATTTTACTATGTTCAACTCTATGTATTCCTCTATCCGTAGAGTACATTGAATGTACAGAAATGGCTATAACAGAGTTTCTGTTATTCGTATTAACAGCTACTCTAGGAGGAATGTTTTTATGTGGTGCTAACGATTTAATAACTATCTTTGTAGCTCCAGAATGTTTCAGTTTATGTTCCTACCTATTATCCGGATATACCAAGAGAGATGTACGGTCTAATGAGGCTACTATGAAATATTTACTCATGGGTGGGGCAAGCTCTTCTATTCTGGTTCATGGTTTCTCTTGGCTATATGGTTCATCTGGGGGGGAGATCGAGCTTCAAGAAATAGTGAATGGTCTTATCAATACACAAATGTATAACTCCCCAGGAATTTCAATTGCGCTTATATTCATCACTGTAGGAATTGGGTTCAAGCTTTCCCCAGCCCCTTTTCATCAATGGACTCCTGACGTATACGAAGGAGTGCGGTTCGTTCGACAAATTCCTACCTCTATATCTATCTCTGAGATGTTTGGATTTTTCAAAACTCCATAGACATGCAGAAGAGAAATGCTATCCCCACTCGGACCAAGACATAACTTTTACCAAAAGTTTATTGTGATCTTTTTGTTCAAATAACAATTAAGGTGAAGCAGGGTCAGGAACAACGAATCTCTTTATGATAAACAGATCCATTTTACAAGTTCGTTATTACGGGTAGTTCCTACAAAGGATCGGACTAATGACGTATACAATGCTTGAATTATCGATGTAGATGCTACATAGTTGGTTCTCATCCTTCAGAGACTACGAGTGTAATAGGAGCATCCGTTGACAAAAGGATCACCCTAAGATGATCATCTCATGGCTATTGAGAACGAATCAAATCAGATGGTTCTATTTCTCAATCTTTCTGACTTGCTCCTACGGAACCAAGGTCGAAAGGATTGAAAAAGTCAGTCATTCACAACCACTGATGAAGGATTCCTCGAAAAGTTAAGGATTAGTAATCCTTTTGAGAAATCGAATGGATTCGGTCTTATACATACGCGAGGAAGGTAATCAAAAAAGAAAGAAGATGAGTTCTTCTTTCTTTTATCACTTAGGAGCCGTGCGAGATGAAAGTCTCATGCACGGTTTTGAATGAGAGAAAGAAGTGAGGAATCCTCTTTTCGA
Above is a window of Ananas comosus chloroplast DNA, complete genome DNA encoding:
- the ndhB gene encoding NADH-plastoquinone oxidoreductase subunit 2; protein product: MIWHVQNENFILDSTRIFMKAFHLLLFHGSFIFPECILIFGLILLLMIDSTSDQKDRPWFYFISSTSLVISITALLFRWREEPIISFSGNFQTNNFNEIFQFLILLCSTLCIPLSVEYIECTEMAITEFLLFVLTATLGGMFLCGANDLITIFVAPECFSLCSYLLSGYTKRDVRSNEATMKYLLMGGASSSILVHGFSWLYGSSGGEIELQEIVNGLINTQMYNSPGISIALIFITVGIGFKLSPAPFHQWTPDVYEGSPTPVVAFLSVTSKVAASASATRIFDIPFYFSSNEWHLLLEILAILSMILGNLIAITQTSMKRMLAYSSIGQIGYVIIGIIVGDSNDGYASMITYMLFYISMNLGTFACIVLFGLRTGTDNIRDYAGLYTKDPFLALSSALCLLSLGGLPPLAGFFGKLYLFWCGWQAGLYFLVSIGLLTSVVSIYYYLKIIKLLMTGRNQEITPYVRNYRRSPLRSNNSIELSMTVCVIASTIPGISMNPILAIAQDTLF
- the rps12 gene encoding ribosomal protein S12 is translated as MPTIKQLIRNTRQPIRNVTKSPALRGCPQRRGTCTRVYTITPKKPNSALRKVARVRLTSGFEITAYIPGIGHNLQEHSVVLVRGGRVKDLPGVRYHIVRGTLDAVGVKDRQQGRSKYGVKKPK
- the rps7 gene encoding ribosomal protein S7; the protein is MSRRGTAEEKTPKSDPIYRNRLVNMLVNRIMKHGKKSLAYQIIYRAVKKIQQKTETNPLSVLRQAIRGVTPDIAVKARRVGGSTHQVPIEIGSTQGKALAIRWLLGASRKRPGRNMAFKLSSELVDAAKGSGDAIRKKEETHRMAEANRAFAHFR